Part of the Catenulispora sp. EB89 genome, CGAGGCCTGCACCCAGTTCATGACGCTGGCCACGAAGTAGTCGACGTTCACGCCCTGCGGCACGACCATCTGCGACTCGCCGACCAGCCGCAGCACGCCCTCCTCGTTGGTGTGCGTGTAGACCTTCGGCCACAGCGAGTCGCGGTTCCACTCGTCGATGACGTCGAGCAGTTCCTGCTTCTCCTCCAGCGGGTACGCGCGCTCGTAGAAGGCGCGCACCGCGAACAGCTCCTTGTTCTCCCCACGGAACATCGCGTAGACACGGAAGCCCGGCCAGGAGGCGACGATGTCGCCCTCGTCGTCGGTGCCGTACTTGATCCCGACCTGCTCGAACAGGTCGCCGATCAGCTTGGCGTCGGGCTTGATGATCGGCGGCGGACCCTGCGGCGGCTCCTGCGGGCCGAAGTTCGGGATGGCTCCCGGATCGATGGTCATGCGTTGTCCTCAGCGGCAGATTCAGAAGTTGGCTGTTCCATCCTGTCATCACCCGGCAGCGAGGCTGTACTCCTGGCCGCACGCAACCGATGACGGCGCCCGGCCGGAAGCGCGCTCACGCCTCGTCGTCGGCGCCCAGCCCCGACCCCGCGAACAAGTACTCCACCAGCTTCGCGAGCGCCGGCAGGGCTGCGGCCACCGCGTCCTGCTCCGGCAGCTCCAGCCGCTCCAACGCGGCGCCGATCCGCCGCTGGTGCGCCGCCTGCCAGTCGGCCAGCTGGTTGCGGCCGGCCTCGGTCAGCTCCACCACCGCCACCCGGCGGTCGTCGGCGTGCGTGCCGCGCACCACCAGGCCCGCCGTCATCAGCTGCCCGATCAGCCCGCTGACCGTCGAGGTGGACAGCCGCTGGCGCGCCGCCAGGTCGCCGACCCGGGCCGGGGACCGGTCGCTGAGCGCCTGCATCAGCTCGATCTGCGCCATCGGCAGCGCCTCCCACGGGTACTCCGTGCGGATCGACGTGCGCAGCGCGCGCCGCAGCCGCGTCACCACGTCGGTGAGCTGCTGCGCGGTCGCGTCGCCGGTCGCGGGCGGCTGGTACGTCTGGGCCTCGAACTGCTGCGGCGTCGCGGGGGTCTCCGGCGTAGGCATGTCCAGACCTTAGAAGACGAAGGCCCGGTTGCGCCTGTGCCTCCGCACGGTTGAGACACAGTGTCGGCCGACCGAATATTTCGGTGTCCGAAACTTTCGGAGTACGCTGGAAATCGTGAACGTCCTCCTTCGCGAGCGACCTCGTCCGGAACGCATACGCAACCTGCCCTGGGCCTGGCGTCTGGCCGTCCTGACCGTCTGCTTCGGCGCCTTCATGGGCCAGCTCGACGCCTCGATCACCACGCTCGCCTTCCCGGCCCTGCGCACCGAGTTCCACGCGTCGCTGTCCGCGGTCTCCTGGGTCTCCCTGTCGTACCTGCTGACGCTCACCCTGCTGCTGGTCCCGACCGGCCGTCTGTCCGACGCCCTGGGCCGCAAGCTCTTCTACGTCTACGGCTTCGCCGTCTTCACCGCCGCCTCCGCCGCCTGCGCGCTGGCCCCCGGCCTGGACACCCTCATCGCCTTCCGCGTGGTCCAGGCCCTGGGCGCGGCAATGCTCCAGGCCAACAGCATCGCGCTGATCTCCAACGCCGCCCCGCGCGAGAAGCTGCGCCAGGCCCTGGGCGTCCAGGCCGCGGCGCAGGCGCTCGGCCTGGGCCTGGGCCCCGCGGTCGGCGGCCTGCTGGTGGACACCCTCGGCTGGCGCTGGGTGTTCTGGGTGAACGTCCCGGTCGGCGTCGTGGCCCTGGTCGGCGGCGTCCTGATGCTGCCGCGCACCCGCGAGCGCAACCCGGGCCTCAAGCTCGATCTGGGCCCGCTGAAGCAGCACGACGTGCGCCGGGGCCTGCTCGGCGCGGCCGGCGGCTACCTGGTCCTGTTCGGGCCGCTGGTGCTGGTGCCGGTGATCATGGCCGCCCGGGGCAGCAGCGCGCTGACCTCCGGCCTGGTGCTGACCACCCTGCCGGTCGGCTTCGCGATCGGTGCCTCGTTCCTGAAGTGCCGGGCCGGAGCCGGGCTGGGCCTGGCCGTGGCGGCCCTGGCCGGGCTGCTGGTGCTGCCGTTCGAGCCGGCGGTGCTGGTCCCGCTGCTCGGCGTCCTGGGCCTGGGCCTGGGCGCCTACGCCCCGGCGAACAACGCGCAAGTGATGGCCGCGGTCCCGCAGCGGGCTTCGGGGGTCGTCAGCGGCCTGCTCAGCACGGCTCGCAGCCTGGGCACGTCCGGCGGCATCTATCTGGTGACGACCGCTATAGCGTTCGCGCACCACGACAACGGACTCGGCTCGCGCTATGCGTTCGGCGGCCTATTGGCCGTCTGCCTGCTCACCCTGGCCGTGTCCGTACGACAGGTAGACCCGGGCACGCACCCGGTCCCGGACGAACTCGTCGCCGAGCCGCCAGCCCCACTCGGCCCGCAGATCGGGACGCTTGTGCGGAGTGACGATCAGCAGCGCGTCGGACACCTGGGCCAGCTGCCACGCCAGCAGCGGCAGGCGAGAGACGTCGGCCAGGTGCAGCGCGAAACTGCACACAGTCAGTGAGTAGTGGCGGCCGGCCAGAGCGCCGGCCGCGACGTCCTCAAAGCTCAACTCTTCGGCCGGGATCCCTATAGCGGCGCTGTACGCGGCCGCCGTATAGGGATCCGCTCCGTCGATCTCCTTAGCGCCGATCTCAAGGAGTGCGCGTGTCGCCTCTCCGCTGCCGCACGCCAAGTCCAGCACGTGGCGCAGATCCAAGGCGTTCCGCTTCACGCTCTCCTGGATGACGGCGCGCACGGCGGTCTCATGCGGGTTCCGGTAGTCGGCTCCGAACCGCCGGTAGTACTCCTCCGCACCGAACTCTTCGTACGCGCCGCGGATGGAGGACATACAACTCACGATAAGTCGCGCAGCTCCTTGGCCGCTCGTGCCACCTCCCCAAGCACGTGCGGAGTGAACTCGAAGACCGCCTGGTCCCCTTTGAACGGGACGTCCGGCGACCACGTGAAGCGCAGCTCGTAGCCGGACCGTTTGCGACCTCCCATCCGCGCCAGGGCCGCGCAGACCTCTCTGGCGAGCGTCGGACGGGTCGCTCTGTAGCCGTTCACGATCGGGAAGTACGCCTGCGACTCGTGATCCCCTATGGCGGCGCGGAAGGCGCCCAGGACGCCCTCGTACATCGTCCGGGTCACCTTGCGCTCGATCGGCTCCCCGATGTCCGGGGTGAGGACGGTCCGCACCGTGAGGACCGGCACGCCGGTGCGCGAGGACCCCACCTCGGCACCGCGCACGAAGTCCCAGGCGTGCTTGGCGTCCACGGCGCGCGCCGCCGCCAGGGCGAGATCGCGCAGGCCGGTCATCGCCGGCGCCAGATCGGCCAGCGAGAACTCGTTGAGGCGCACGTAGAGCACGTCCGCCCACTTGAGGTCCAGGTCGCCGAGGACCGAGTTCGCGTCCCGCTGTTCGGCGTTCGCGACGGTCTCCAGCAGGTCGGTCATCCGCAGCGGATAGTCGCGCAACCGCTGGTCCAGCGGCACCAGCACCTCGTACGGGTGCGGGTTCGCGACCCCGGGCGGCGGGTCGAGCTCCCAGATCTGGCCGCGCCCGTAGTCGCGGCCTCTGCGCCAGCCCGTTGCTGCCAAATAGCGGAGTACGTCATCCGGCCGGAGCCTTGCGGCCCGGCCGGATGCGGATGTGGGGGCGGTCATGACGTGAGCATCTCCCGGAA contains:
- a CDS encoding MarR family winged helix-turn-helix transcriptional regulator produces the protein MPTPETPATPQQFEAQTYQPPATGDATAQQLTDVVTRLRRALRTSIRTEYPWEALPMAQIELMQALSDRSPARVGDLAARQRLSTSTVSGLIGQLMTAGLVVRGTHADDRRVAVVELTEAGRNQLADWQAAHQRRIGAALERLELPEQDAVAAALPALAKLVEYLFAGSGLGADDEA
- a CDS encoding MFS transporter, with translation MNVLLRERPRPERIRNLPWAWRLAVLTVCFGAFMGQLDASITTLAFPALRTEFHASLSAVSWVSLSYLLTLTLLLVPTGRLSDALGRKLFYVYGFAVFTAASAACALAPGLDTLIAFRVVQALGAAMLQANSIALISNAAPREKLRQALGVQAAAQALGLGLGPAVGGLLVDTLGWRWVFWVNVPVGVVALVGGVLMLPRTRERNPGLKLDLGPLKQHDVRRGLLGAAGGYLVLFGPLVLVPVIMAARGSSALTSGLVLTTLPVGFAIGASFLKCRAGAGLGLAVAALAGLLVLPFEPAVLVPLLGVLGLGLGAYAPANNAQVMAAVPQRASGVVSGLLSTARSLGTSGGIYLVTTAIAFAHHDNGLGSRYAFGGLLAVCLLTLAVSVRQVDPGTHPVPDELVAEPPAPLGPQIGTLVRSDDQQRVGHLGQLPRQQRQARDVGQVQRETAHSQ
- a CDS encoding YbjN domain-containing protein; translation: MTIDPGAIPNFGPQEPPQGPPPIIKPDAKLIGDLFEQVGIKYGTDDEGDIVASWPGFRVYAMFRGENKELFAVRAFYERAYPLEEKQELLDVIDEWNRDSLWPKVYTHTNEEGVLRLVGESQMVVPQGVNVDYFVASVMNWVQASIGFNGWLAERLGLEVEVDSVGQGGDDDDDDSDGPGNNPGGINN